TGCCCGGAATCAAAAAATCCCCAACTCGTTTTCCCGCAGCTCGGTATTCCATGGTATTTTGTATATCCATGTCTTTTTCAGTTTTTTATAATAGTTCAGCCTGTCCGTTGCCCGCTCACCCCGCCAGAACTGATAGCCCAGCGTATAACTGCCAACCATGTCATCCCATGACGAGAAGTTTTCCTGCAGACGTTTGCAGACATGAAAAGCGATCGTCACTGCTTCCTCATATGTCATGATACCTCCCATACAGGCCCCGCCCACGAGGGAAAGCGTTCTCACAAGATCCCACGCAAGCATTCCCTGTTTGGGATACCGCTGTTTCATCTCCTGTAAAAGCTGAAGCTGCAGATCTGTATACTGAGAAGGCAGCGAGTCCGGCGCTCCTCCTGCGCTACAATACTCAATATATTTGGTGTTATGTCCACGGCTTAGACAGTCATCCGCCATGCTTTTGGCATTTTCATAAGTAAATTCGCCCCAGCCCCATTCAAACAGCTGAATGACTTTGTCCACTTCCTCATCCGACAAATGCGTATCCCAGATGTCAATCACACATTTGTAATTATTGCCAATCACCGGCGAACTTGCCGCCAGGATGAATTTTTGGGTAGGTGTCAGTGTTTTTCTTGCCTGCGGTGCATCCTTTCCCACCATGACCTCCATCCGCTTTCTCCAGATCTCTATGCTGCATATCGCACCGACCATAAAAGCCAGACAGATCAGGATCACAACAAAGATACCTAAAATTCCCAGTAACGCATTCATAATATGTACCATCCTTTTATGATAATCCAATATATCTTTTTATTATATCGGCATGGTACCTGTTTTGCAAGCCTCCCGCAAAAATCACTCTGCTCTCACAGGTGATGGACAGTCTCCCGGTAACGCCGCAGTTCCTGCTCACTGACTCCTTCTATAATCCGATCGAGAAAGGATAATAGCTTTTTCCTGTCTTTCGGCAGCTTTCCGTGGAACTGATACGCATTAGAGGCTCCCATTGCCGCAAATATCGTCGGTATTCGTAAATTTTCAATGAGAGTCCGTACCTCTTTGTACTTTTCAAGTTCACCTTCCTCCTGCCAGTTTCCCCGCTGTATCTCAGCATAGAGTTCAGAATCTGCATAGATCGTCAGCATATTTGCTCCGATGAGTGTGGGATGCAGTTGATTGCATAATTCCGCAGTCAGTTTTGCTCCGGTCTCTCCACGTCCTGCCCCGGAAATGCTGACTAGGTAGAAAAAGCTGTATTGAATGCCCGCGTTTTCCAGTCGATGACATTGTTCAGAGATGTCCGACGCAGTATAGCCTTTGTTCATAAACCGCAGCGCTTCATCGTCACCTGTCTCCATCCCTATTGTCAGACCGTCATAACCTATATCGTGAAGCTCTGCAAGTTCCTGATCGCTTTTTGGTGTTACATCTGTAATTCTTGCAAAACAGCCAATAGATGTCACCGACGGAAGATATTTGTGGATCAGCTTTGCGATTGCCGCCAGTTTATCAGACGACAGGACAAATGGATTGGCTCCTGTCAGAAATACCCGGTTGATTCCATGATGTCTGCGGCCTTGGACCACCTTTCCCACTTCCTGCAGATCGCTCTCGATCTCCTCAAGTGGGGACATTCTGAACCGAAACGGCAAATCATTGTATAACGTACAGAATTTACAGTTATGATGAGTACAGCCCGCCGTTACTTCCAGTAGTAGTGATGCTGCTTCATATGGCGGCCTCCAGATCGTTCCCGTATAGTGCATAAACACCGCTCCTTCCTTTTCCATATCTCATTTTCTATTGTTTATGACTATTATACAGTTGTACTCTCTCTTTACAAGTACTGTATTTTTTAATAGTATATTAATTTACTTATGTACATTTCTTTTTCGGAAAGGATGTGATATACTTTCTGAAAAAGGAGCAAATAGTATGAAGAAAAGTCCATTGGCAGTCGAACGCTGTAAAACGATTTCCACTATACAGAAAATGTTAAGCGGTAAGTGGAAGATCGAGATTCTTTATTATATTACATTCCGCGATCTTCATCGTTTCGGCGAACTACGCAGACAGATCGGAGAGATTACCGAATCAAGCCTGACAAAGCAGCTTCGCGAACTGGAAGCAGACGGCTTTATTTCCCGTCACGACTACAGGGAGGTGCCTCCTCATGTAGAATATAATCTGACTGATTTGGGAAAAAGTTTCATTCCCGTTTTTGAACACATGAAGCAATGGGGAGATGAGAATCTATAAGAACATGAAGTGTATGGCAAGTATCATTTGATCCCTGACCGAACAGGGAAATAATTTCCCTGTCCGGTCAGCACAAAAAAGACTTGGTGCTGTTTTGCATCCGATAAGTATCATTGTTTTTCCGGCTCAGTTCACTCTCGATCTGTGCCAGCCTTTTTCTGATCTCAGTGACCTTTTCTTCATCATCCGCCGCTGCCCTGATCTGCTGCTCCAGACGCATTTTCTCTTCCTTTAGTCTTTCGATCTCTCTGTCTGCCCGGTCCGTATTCACTTGAGCTTTTTTCACAGGCTCCTGAGACTCATTCGAAATCCCTTCAGACCGCCCGCGTTCCCGGGAATGCTCTGCCTTTCTGGGATCATCATACAAAATCTTACGATTGCCATTCTCATCCTGCTCTAATCGGTACAGACCGCTTGGTTTTCTATCCGCATTCCCGCTGCTGATATATTCGTCTCCTGGCATGAGCGCCGCGTCGAATGCTCTTGTTCTCTCCGGATCTTGTACCGATTTCATTTCCTTGTCCACCGCTTTTTCATATTCTACTTTCTTCTGCCCCGCATGGTTCATCCCGTAGTGATCGTAGCCTCTGCTAATCTCCATTGCCATATGGTCGTCCTCCTTTTCTTTACCGTCTGGCTGCCTTGATTCCATTGGAACCGTTCCATATTTTTTTCGTCCATCTCAGACACTCTCTGAACCGTTATGCTGTGGACTGCTCTCCCAAGGCTGTGAAACGACAAGTAATACGCTTAATACAAAGACAGAATCCTGTATCCTCACATCCACGGCGCCATCATACTTTTCTGCAACTGCCTTAATATTCAACAGTCCTCTTCCCCACTGAACGGAAGTCTTTCCCTGAAAACTGTTCTCAACTTCCAGCAATATAAAATCCCCCTGGATGTTTCCCGACACATGAATATACTTTTTCATGCCTTCCCGCATATCCTGGCACCCCTGAATCGCATTATCCAACGCATTTGACAATATGATGCAAAAGTCAATATCACTGACCGGACAGGGGTGAGGCAGACAAAGACTGCACAACGCCTCAATGCCTTTATCCCGGGCGATCCCCAGCTTATTCCCGATAAGCACGTCAACAACCGGATTGTTCGTACTATAGCGAAAAGAGGCGTTCTCCGTCAACCCCTGCAGGTCGCGGATGTAATCAAGCGCTGCCTCCGGCCTGGCATCCTCTAAAAGTTCCTTTATGACCAATATGTGATTTTGTATATCGTGCCGTAGCGATCTGGTATTTTCGTATCGCGTTCTCGCTTCCTCCACATACTGTTGCAGGTAACACCCCTCCTGCTCCAGAAGAGACAACTTAGTGCGAATATGAAAACTTTCTGCCAGCTTCTTATAGACATAGATGATACAAAACAGACTGAGGATTCCCAAAAGCTGTAATAAAAGTACCTGGTAATGCTGCGGATTTCCTGTATATGCAGCGCTGTCTGTCATGCCTGCGTTCCCATAGACTACAAAATCAAAATACAGGCCTGTCAGAAATATGAGCAGTGACGGAACCAGTATGATTAGTAAATACCAGTTTGCCGTCGCTTTCTCCGGCATACAGTATCGCTCTATGATGTGATAGCAAAACGCTGACATCAGCAGTGCCAGGACACCCAATACGACAGTGACAACGCTGACAGCCTCCCTCGCCGAGGAAAACAGCGGCGGACATATAATATCCGATATTGAATTAAAAATGCCATTGCTAAATTGCATGATCTCGACTGTCGTCAGCGCATACAAAATAACAGCCGGCCGATTTCTGCCAGTCAGCATTCCTCCCGCTATTAGCAGCAGTACATATGCGGCAAATTCAGCGATACCGCCCGCAGGAACCACTGTCAGAATCAAAATTCCGGGCAGAATCAGTAATAACTGAGACACCGCTTTCCTTTTCGTATGCAGGCATTTCATAAAAAAATGAAAGCCTGTGAGCATCTGTATACCGCCTGTCAAGTACCTGTGGAAAAAATCCGTCCAGACTTCCATTCCATCATCTCCATTTTTTCATATATCGCAGAATGACGCCGGAAAATTCTCTGCCTCGCTGCCGTGACACCGGTATCTCTCTGCCGCCTTCCATATAAGCCATTCCGTTTTTATAACTTTTTAAATATTGCAGATTGATCAGATAACTTCTGTGACACCGGAAAAATCTGTCATCCACCACTACTTCCAGACGATCGATTCTCTCATAATAGTCAAAAACCTCCGCTGACACTGTATGCACATATATTTTTCTGTCGATGACTTCACAGAAAATGATCTCCTGAAAAGGGAGCAGAATCGTCTCATTTCTTTTACGAATCAGCAGACTCTTGTCACAGTCATCGCCGAATGAACAAAACAGCCGTTCCATTGTTTTCACAAATTGTTTTTCCCGCAGCGGCTTCACCAGGTAATCGTACGCCTGAACTTCAAAAGAACGAAACACCATCTCCTTCAGGACCGTGATAAAGATCAGAAATCCGTGAAAATTATGCTGCCGCAGTCGCCTGGCCGTTTCCATTCCATTGATCCCTTTCATCTGAATATCCAGAAATAAAATATCGATCTTTCCGTCATACTTTAGCAGCTCTTCCCCACACGAAAATTGGCAGACCACCGCCTGCCTGTTTTTACTTTGGAAAAAATCAAGTGCCATTCTTCTGATGTGATCTGACATCTGCTGTTCATCGTCACAGATTGCAATATTAATCATAGTAGCGCCTCTTTTCTGAGTCTAGTATTATATCATTTCTAATCAGAGATACGCAACAGAATTGCCGTCAAAGGTCCTGTGAGCGATGCAGATAGAATAAGGACTTCAGCTCAGCCGCCGCCAGGCTGATATTGTCCTGCATAAGAATTGCAGAAACGGCTGCCAGACCATCAATCCCCATTGCAGCAAATTGTCCGACATTTTCTTTACAGATGCCCCCGATCACAACGATCGGCAGTTGTGCCATCCGGCGTATCTGCCTGAGTTCTTCTATTGATACCCGGACCGCGTCCGTCTTGGTCTCTGACGGAAACATTGCGCCCACTCCCAGATAATCCGCTCCGTCATTGACAGCTTTCTGCGCCTGTCCGACAGATGACACAGAGACACCGAGCAGCATTTCCCTGCCAATTATCTTCCTGACTGTTCCTGCCGGAAGATCGCTCTGTCCGATATGTACCCCGGCTGCGCCGACTGCCATCGCAATATCCACACGATCATTGATGATCAGCGGCACCTCATAATAGTCCGTCACCTGCTTAATCTCTAATGCCAGATCATAAAAGTAAGAGGCAAAACTATTTTTCTCACGAAGCTGTATCATCG
The sequence above is a segment of the Lachnospiraceae bacterium JLR.KK008 genome. Coding sequences within it:
- a CDS encoding DUF1266 domain-containing protein, translated to MNALLGILGIFVVILICLAFMVGAICSIEIWRKRMEVMVGKDAPQARKTLTPTQKFILAASSPVIGNNYKCVIDIWDTHLSDEEVDKVIQLFEWGWGEFTYENAKSMADDCLSRGHNTKYIEYCSAGGAPDSLPSQYTDLQLQLLQEMKQRYPKQGMLAWDLVRTLSLVGGACMGGIMTYEEAVTIAFHVCKRLQENFSSWDDMVGSYTLGYQFWRGERATDRLNYYKKLKKTWIYKIPWNTELRENELGIF
- a CDS encoding radical SAM protein; this translates as MHYTGTIWRPPYEAASLLLEVTAGCTHHNCKFCTLYNDLPFRFRMSPLEEIESDLQEVGKVVQGRRHHGINRVFLTGANPFVLSSDKLAAIAKLIHKYLPSVTSIGCFARITDVTPKSDQELAELHDIGYDGLTIGMETGDDEALRFMNKGYTASDISEQCHRLENAGIQYSFFYLVSISGAGRGETGAKLTAELCNQLHPTLIGANMLTIYADSELYAEIQRGNWQEEGELEKYKEVRTLIENLRIPTIFAAMGASNAYQFHGKLPKDRKKLLSFLDRIIEGVSEQELRRYRETVHHL
- a CDS encoding helix-turn-helix domain-containing protein; its protein translation is MKKSPLAVERCKTISTIQKMLSGKWKIEILYYITFRDLHRFGELRRQIGEITESSLTKQLRELEADGFISRHDYREVPPHVEYNLTDLGKSFIPVFEHMKQWGDENL
- a CDS encoding GHKL domain-containing protein; its protein translation is MEVWTDFFHRYLTGGIQMLTGFHFFMKCLHTKRKAVSQLLLILPGILILTVVPAGGIAEFAAYVLLLIAGGMLTGRNRPAVILYALTTVEIMQFSNGIFNSISDIICPPLFSSAREAVSVVTVVLGVLALLMSAFCYHIIERYCMPEKATANWYLLIILVPSLLIFLTGLYFDFVVYGNAGMTDSAAYTGNPQHYQVLLLQLLGILSLFCIIYVYKKLAESFHIRTKLSLLEQEGCYLQQYVEEARTRYENTRSLRHDIQNHILVIKELLEDARPEAALDYIRDLQGLTENASFRYSTNNPVVDVLIGNKLGIARDKGIEALCSLCLPHPCPVSDIDFCIILSNALDNAIQGCQDMREGMKKYIHVSGNIQGDFILLEVENSFQGKTSVQWGRGLLNIKAVAEKYDGAVDVRIQDSVFVLSVLLVVSQPWESSPQHNGSESV
- a CDS encoding LytTR family DNA-binding domain-containing protein, which produces MINIAICDDEQQMSDHIRRMALDFFQSKNRQAVVCQFSCGEELLKYDGKIDILFLDIQMKGINGMETARRLRQHNFHGFLIFITVLKEMVFRSFEVQAYDYLVKPLREKQFVKTMERLFCSFGDDCDKSLLIRKRNETILLPFQEIIFCEVIDRKIYVHTVSAEVFDYYERIDRLEVVVDDRFFRCHRSYLINLQYLKSYKNGMAYMEGGREIPVSRQRGREFSGVILRYMKKWR
- the thiE gene encoding thiamine phosphate synthase, producing the protein MKVDYTLYLVTDRSCMRASTLADAVKQAIIGGCTMIQLREKNSFASYFYDLALEIKQVTDYYEVPLIINDRVDIAMAVGAAGVHIGQSDLPAGTVRKIIGREMLLGVSVSSVGQAQKAVNDGADYLGVGAMFPSETKTDAVRVSIEELRQIRRMAQLPIVVIGGICKENVGQFAAMGIDGLAAVSAILMQDNISLAAAELKSLFYLHRSQDL